In Polaribacter sp. L3A8, a genomic segment contains:
- a CDS encoding sugar MFS transporter — protein sequence MSTTVQQPSETKNNTLIPILIIAGLFFIFGFVTWINGALIPFMKTINELTDAQSYLVASASYISFVVMALPASYIINKIGYKKGMSLGLIVMAIGALLFIPAAEARTYWMFLSAIFIQGIGMTLLQTASNPYITILGPIESAAKRISIMGIANKVAGSLGSVIFGAILLSGIKEIKDKLNVVDEAEKASLLDTMADSVVTPYIVMAVILFVLGILIRKAPLPHVEAQPIEVSKSGEKTKTSIFQFPHLWLGVLALFLYVGAEVIAGDTIISYGISLDIPVEQAKFFTTYTLMAMVATYALGAFLIPKYITQSFALKASAILGIVFSFCIMYTTGFTSVLFVAALGIANALVWPAIWPLALTGLGKFTERGSALLIMAISGGAIIPPLYGFIVDNKKEDLIISGVNEVNALAEASSFGYWILLPCYIIILYYAFGGHKVGLKKG from the coding sequence ATGTCTACTACTGTTCAGCAGCCGTCCGAAACAAAAAACAATACACTTATTCCTATTCTTATTATTGCAGGGTTATTTTTTATTTTCGGGTTTGTTACTTGGATCAACGGAGCGTTAATTCCGTTTATGAAAACCATTAATGAGCTTACTGATGCACAGTCTTATTTAGTAGCATCCGCATCTTATATTTCTTTTGTGGTAATGGCTTTGCCTGCATCTTATATAATTAACAAAATTGGTTACAAAAAAGGGATGTCTTTAGGTTTAATTGTAATGGCAATTGGTGCTTTATTGTTTATTCCTGCAGCAGAAGCAAGAACTTATTGGATGTTTTTATCGGCAATTTTTATTCAAGGAATCGGAATGACTTTATTACAAACCGCTTCTAATCCTTACATCACTATTTTAGGACCTATAGAAAGTGCTGCAAAACGTATTTCAATTATGGGAATTGCTAATAAAGTAGCAGGATCTTTAGGTTCTGTAATCTTCGGAGCAATTTTATTATCAGGCATAAAAGAAATTAAAGACAAATTAAATGTTGTAGACGAAGCTGAAAAAGCAAGTTTATTAGATACGATGGCAGATAGTGTTGTTACGCCTTATATTGTAATGGCTGTTATTTTATTTGTGTTAGGTATTTTAATTAGAAAAGCACCTTTACCACATGTAGAAGCACAACCAATTGAAGTCTCTAAATCTGGAGAAAAAACCAAAACGAGTATCTTTCAATTTCCTCATTTATGGTTGGGTGTTTTAGCATTGTTTTTATATGTAGGTGCTGAGGTAATTGCCGGTGATACAATTATTTCTTATGGAATTTCTTTAGATATTCCTGTAGAACAAGCTAAGTTTTTTACCACCTACACATTAATGGCAATGGTTGCAACCTATGCTTTAGGCGCCTTTTTAATACCTAAATATATTACACAATCTTTCGCTTTAAAAGCAAGTGCAATTCTAGGTATTGTATTCTCTTTTTGTATTATGTATACAACCGGATTTACATCGGTGCTTTTTGTGGCGGCTTTAGGGATTGCAAATGCATTGGTTTGGCCCGCAATTTGGCCATTAGCATTAACAGGTTTAGGTAAGTTTACAGAAAGAGGATCTGCTTTGTTAATTATGGCAATTTCTGGTGGCGCTATTATTCCGCCATTGTATGGTTTTATTGTCGATAACAAAAAAGAAGATTTAATAATATCTGGCGTAAATGAAGTGAATGCATTGGCAGAAGCATCTTCTTTTGGATATTGGATTCTGTTACCTTGTTATATCATTATTCTTTATTATGCTTTTGGCGGACATAAAGTTGGTTTGAAAAAAGGGTAG
- the prmC gene encoding peptide chain release factor N(5)-glutamine methyltransferase has product MTLQNFRIFFNSELSAIYPKTEIDAFFFLLIEAKLNLQRIDTVMKPDFLITNEALSELKEIVKRLKTEEPIQYILGETEFYGLPFKVNENTLIPRPETEELVEWVINETPKLRIKNQDKKLKILDIGTGTGCIPISLAKNLKNVTISAIDVSSEALKVAQQNTLLNNVLISFLEIDILEAAKLPEQYDIIVSNPPYVRELEKVEINNNVLQNEPHLALFVDDNNPLIFYKKIATLAKQHLTKNGLLFFEINQYLGKETVEMLQKQGFKNIELKKDFIGNDRMIKANV; this is encoded by the coding sequence ATGACACTCCAGAATTTTCGTATTTTTTTTAACAGTGAATTATCTGCTATTTATCCAAAGACAGAAATTGATGCTTTCTTTTTTTTGTTGATTGAAGCAAAACTGAACTTACAAAGAATAGATACTGTAATGAAACCCGATTTTTTAATTACTAATGAAGCTTTATCAGAATTAAAAGAGATTGTAAAAAGATTAAAAACAGAAGAACCTATACAATATATTTTAGGTGAAACTGAATTTTATGGATTGCCTTTTAAGGTGAATGAAAACACTTTAATTCCGAGACCAGAAACTGAAGAATTGGTAGAATGGGTTATTAACGAGACACCAAAATTAAGAATCAAGAACCAAGACAAAAAACTAAAAATTCTAGATATTGGTACTGGAACTGGCTGCATCCCTATTTCTCTAGCTAAAAATTTAAAGAACGTAACAATTTCTGCAATCGATGTTTCATCAGAAGCTTTAAAAGTAGCACAGCAAAATACTCTTTTAAATAACGTTCTTATTTCTTTTTTAGAAATAGATATTTTAGAAGCAGCAAAATTACCAGAACAATATGATATTATTGTTTCTAACCCGCCGTACGTAAGAGAATTAGAAAAGGTAGAAATAAATAATAATGTTTTGCAAAATGAACCTCATTTGGCTCTTTTTGTTGATGACAATAATCCACTTATTTTCTATAAAAAAATTGCTACTTTGGCGAAACAACACCTTACTAAAAACGGATTGTTATTTTTTGAAATCAATCAATATTTAGGAAAAGAAACTGTAGAAATGTTACAGAAACAAGGTTTTAAAAACATCGAATTAAAGAAGGACTTTATTGGAAATGATAGAATGATAAAAGCGAATGTTTAG
- a CDS encoding type II toxin-antitoxin system RelE/ParE family toxin — MAKRNIVWTRTADIQFVGILEYWVKKNKSNRFSKKLLKLVTDRTLQISENPFIYKLTDFNGVRIASLRNFSIYYKVTDEKILVTAFWDNRQNPKKLLKILENEK, encoded by the coding sequence ATGGCTAAACGCAATATAGTTTGGACAAGAACGGCTGACATTCAATTCGTGGGAATTTTAGAATATTGGGTTAAAAAGAATAAATCGAATAGATTTTCAAAAAAACTTTTGAAATTAGTTACAGATAGAACCTTACAGATTTCTGAAAATCCTTTTATTTATAAGTTAACTGATTTTAATGGTGTTAGAATTGCTTCTTTAAGAAATTTTAGTATTTATTACAAAGTTACTGATGAAAAAATATTAGTTACTGCCTTTTGGGATAATCGACAAAATCCGAAAAAACTTTTAAAAATTTTGGAGAATGAAAAATAA
- the cls gene encoding cardiolipin synthase, translating into MIYVILLSIHLLLFSWAFYNILYFGVKPSKSLSWILITFLFPFLGVFIFILFGINRRKIKYFQLKETKKRKKYIQKNLKNKNNKNAAILKNNKASKISNLVFNNTNLPLQLNNDVVVLKNGKETFEALYKAIKNATSFIHLQYYIIENGEILNNIITLLEQKRKENVEVRILYDSFGSFQLNKKTKQHLKEIGVEIYPETPFKLGSFIFSLNYRNHRKIAIIDNKIGFTGGVNISNEYITEDTNLGIWQDTHIQISGCAVANLQDTFLKDYYYATDIDLSEKEKYNTVFNATGNTKIQIVSSGPDYKQPVVMQQYLSLINLAEKSICVLNPYFIPTYSILEAFKIAALSDIKVTLLLPKVTDSSIATYSMYSYFEGLLKAGVDIYLRDDFSHSKVIFIDDEIASIGSTNFDCRSFEHNYELNALIFDEQVTLEISKEFNERKKLATKINLEDFLNRSNKQKTFERFARFLSPLL; encoded by the coding sequence TTGATTTACGTTATTCTTTTATCGATTCATCTTTTACTATTTAGTTGGGCTTTTTACAATATTTTATATTTTGGTGTAAAACCGTCTAAATCTTTAAGCTGGATTTTAATTACATTCTTATTTCCTTTCTTAGGTGTTTTCATTTTTATTTTATTCGGAATTAATAGAAGAAAAATAAAATACTTTCAACTTAAAGAAACTAAAAAAAGGAAAAAATACATTCAAAAAAACCTAAAAAATAAAAACAATAAAAACGCAGCTATACTTAAAAATAATAAAGCGTCTAAAATATCTAATTTAGTTTTTAACAACACAAATTTACCTCTACAATTAAACAACGATGTTGTTGTCTTAAAAAACGGAAAAGAAACTTTTGAAGCACTTTATAAAGCAATTAAAAACGCTACATCCTTTATTCATTTACAGTATTATATTATTGAAAATGGAGAAATTTTAAATAACATAATTACGTTATTAGAACAAAAACGAAAAGAAAATGTAGAAGTGCGTATTTTATACGATTCTTTTGGTAGCTTTCAATTAAATAAAAAAACCAAACAACATCTTAAAGAAATTGGTGTAGAAATCTACCCAGAAACTCCTTTTAAATTAGGTAGTTTTATTTTTTCTTTAAATTATAGAAATCATAGAAAAATTGCAATTATAGATAACAAGATTGGGTTTACAGGTGGCGTAAATATTTCTAATGAATACATAACAGAAGACACCAATTTAGGCATATGGCAAGATACACATATACAAATATCTGGTTGTGCAGTAGCTAATTTACAAGACACTTTTTTAAAAGATTATTACTACGCAACGGATATCGATTTAAGTGAAAAAGAAAAATACAACACCGTTTTTAATGCAACCGGAAACACTAAAATACAAATTGTTTCTAGCGGTCCAGATTACAAACAGCCTGTTGTAATGCAACAATATTTAAGCCTTATTAATTTAGCCGAAAAAAGTATTTGTGTTTTAAATCCTTATTTTATTCCTACATATTCTATTTTAGAAGCTTTTAAAATTGCTGCATTAAGCGACATAAAAGTTACTTTATTATTACCTAAAGTAACAGATTCTAGTATTGCAACCTATAGCATGTACTCTTATTTTGAAGGTTTGCTAAAAGCCGGAGTAGACATTTATTTAAGGGACGATTTTTCGCACAGTAAAGTGATATTTATTGATGATGAAATTGCCTCTATAGGTTCTACAAATTTTGACTGTAGAAGCTTTGAACATAATTATGAGTTAAATGCCTTAATTTTTGATGAACAAGTTACTTTAGAAATTTCTAAAGAATTTAACGAAAGAAAAAAATTAGCTACTAAAATAAATCTAGAAGATTTCTTAAATAGATCTAACAAACAAAAAACTTTTGAACGTTTCGCTAGATTTTTAAGTCCATTATTATAA